Genomic DNA from Paenibacillus donghaensis:
AAATACCGCATTACAGACAATGAAGATTTTCAAACCATCGTCACTATACGGACCGGCAATGAAGTCAAGGAAATTGAAGGCACCGGAAACGGAAGACTCGATGCGATCAGCAATGCTCTGCAAACCGATCTTGGAATGCATTATACCGATTTGATCTATAAAGAGCACGCTCTGGAAACAGGCTCTAAATCACAAGCTGTCTCTTATATCGGTATCACGGCTTCAGACGGTAGCGTATATTGGGGTTGCGGCTTTGACGTTGATATTATGGCCTCATCTGTAAAAGCTCTGTTTAGTGCTGTGAATCAATTTAGCCGTAATACCACTAACAGATTACTCGCTGACGGTTAGGAGCGCATAATAATTGAAATAGAGTGAAAGAGGAGCTGCACTTATGAGAACAATAGGTCTTATCGGTGGCATGAGTTGGGAATCATTATTACTTTATTATCAAATGATCAATCAACGGGTTAACACGGCTGTAATTAATGTTATTGACAAAATATTTGACTATAAGTAATATTGAAAAATATTTAAATGAAGTTATGACCATAAAATTAAATAACTTGTAAGCTATGATTGCTATGGATCACACTATAGCAGGAGCAGCTTCTGGAGAGACCGTGGGGATTCCCCGGCGCCGAAGGGTTCACAATCTCAGGCAAAAGGACAGAAGAGTACTGAATAATCTATTTGTTATTTTGATAATCTTCAGAATAAATAATGTATTTTATTTAATATTCTTAGACCTAGAGATTGGAGCGCCTCCAGTCTCTTTTTTGTTGTTATTTTCACTTGTTCATAATTTCACATACAAGAACGAGAATTATCCAGAGTGTAGAGGGGGAGCTTCATTTGGCACCACAAGAATTAAAGAGAGATTTACAGAATCGGCATGTTCAGCTCATTGCAATTGGGGGAACCATCGGTACCGGACTATTTTTAGGATCAGGAAAAGCTATTCAGCTGGCAGGACCCTCCATCATCTTTGCTTACTTAATCGTGGGTATCGCCGTTTTTTTTGTGATGAGGGCATTAGGAGAACTTCTGTTGTCTAAAGCAGGTTATCAATCGTTTACAGACATTGCCGAAGACTATCTTGGACCGCGGGCAGCATTTGTAACCGGATGGACCTATTGGTTCTGCTGGATCATGACGGCAATGGCTGATATTATCGCTGTTGGGGTATATGTGCAATATTGGTTTGACATCCCGCAATGGATACCTGCTGTCATTTGTTTAATCATTTTATTAGGACTTAATTTATTAACTGTAAAAAGTTTTGGGGAATTGGAATTCTGGTTTGCTCTAATCAAGGTAGTGACGATCCTCGCGTTGATTGCCATCGGAGCGTTTCTGGTGGTGATTGGTTTCAAGACAGATGCCGGAACGGTTGCTCTCAGCAATATTTGGGCACATGGAGGCGTATTCCCAAATGGGATTTCAGGTTTCTTACTTTCCTTTCAAATGGTTGTATTTGCATTTGTCGGGGTAGAATTGGTCGGTGTATCGGCAGCGGAAACCTCCAATCCAGAGAAAAACATTCCGTCGGCTATTAATAAAATTCCATTAAGAATTCTATTTTTCTACGTTGGTGCCATTATTGCCCTGTTAAGCATCAACGCATGGACGGAGCTGAATCCGGCAGAGAGTCCTTTTGTCAAAACGTTCAGTCTAGTGGGGATCCCGATTGCCGCAGGAATTATTAACTTTGTCGTATTAACCTCAGCTGCGTCTGCTTGTAACAGCGGGATGTTCTCCACAAGCCGGATTCTCTATAATTTAAGCAGGAAGGACCAGGCCCCATCCCATTTTGCCAAGCTGAATAAAAATCATGTACCAAGCAATGCTTTATTCATATCCACGCTTGTCTTGTCAGTGGGAGCTCTTTTGAGTAGGCTGATTCCCGAACAAGCTTTTGGAATCGTGACAACCATTAGTGCCATTTGTTTCATTTGGGTTTGGGGTGTTGTTCTGATTTGCCATTTGCGGTATAAGAAAACAAAGCCGGAATTGCAGGCCAAATCAAAATTTAAAGCACCGTTCACACCATTTATTAATTATGTTGTCCTGGCGTTGTTTGCGATAATACTCATCATTATGCTGTTTGCTGAAGACACGCGTCCGGCCTTATTGTTGACGCCTTTATGGTTTATTCTATTATTTGTTTTGTATTCGACGAATAGAAGAAAGAGGGAAAGAAATAGTACAGAATCAACAACAGCCACTTAATTCCATATTAACTAATCAACCCCTTCACTACGGACACTATAGCCTCTATTTATGCGATTTTGCCTATTTTTCTACAGTTGCGGACCGTAAGACCCTTATTCGGCGAATTCAGGCATCAAACGAAGCAAAGTTACTCCAATAGCGGCTCCTCAGTCCGTAAAAGCACCATATAAGCCAAATTTAGCACAAATAGCGGCCCCTCGGTCCGTAACAGAAGGCAGATGGATGCAGGCAGGCGAAAAGCCTAGTAGGATAGTTTAGCTTTAATAGTTCTCTACCACTATGTAAAAGCTTTCCTACAGTATAATTTGATTAGTAGAATATAATGAAAGATACTGTAATCAATTTATGGGGTGAGAATTTGTCAGATATAATTTTAGATAATATCAAGATTACAGCAGACTCGAAGGATACTGATTACAATCAGGTGTGTGACAATCTATATGAGTACAATGTTCGTGCAACAAATGGTTTACTCAAGAAACCTGGCAAGGATATAAATTTATATCTAAAAGATGAATCAGGCAAAGTCGTAGGAGGCTTGTTTTGTGAAACCTGGTCTTATGGTTTGTATCTTGATGTATTTTGGATAGCTGATGAATACAGAAACAAAGGATATGGAAAAATCATGATAGTAGAAGCAGAGAGACAAGGGAAAGAGCTTGGCTGTATATTTGCTCATACTTGCACATTTACATATCAATCGCCGGAATTTTATCAGCGCATGGGCTATGAGGTTTTTGCCGTGAATGATGAATATCCGGAAGGAATTAAACAATTTTTTCTGAAGAAGAAATTGTAGCGAAATATTGTTAAAGAAAAGGTGAGGTAAAATGATTAGAAATTTTACGAACAATGATATGAATGAGATTATAGATATTTATACAAGAGAAAATAAACCTACATATGAAGAAATAGAAAATATAAGAAATTCGAAACAAATCCTAGTATACGATGAAGATGGAATAAAGGGTTTTATTCATATGAATGTATATGAAAATAAGTGTGACTTTGAAATGGGGATTTCATCCGAGGAACATATTAAATCAATAGGTTCACAACTTTGGGCTGAGGCTAAAAAACGGATGGAGGGAAATTCTGTTACCTCGATTAATACTTGTCATATAAAGAATGGAATTTGGGAAGGTTTTTTTGACGAGATTGGGTTTGATTATTGGTTCTCATATTATAAACTCAAATATATTAGTGGTAAATATAAAGAACCAGAACTTGATGTGAAGAAATATGAAGACGAATATTATATGCAGGAAATCAGCCTTGAAAGTGAAGCGTTCTCAAAATTAAGAGCAGAGAATGATATTACCCCTCATAACTGGTATTTGAGTGCAAGTAAAGATACTTTAGCGCATCATAGAAAAGAAAGATTGATAGATAAAGATAATTTTTATTTGTTCTTTAAAGAAGGGGAAATGATAGGTGCGGCAATTATTGCTAATGCAGAAATTCCCCTATTCTTTGTTAATAGTAAGTATCAAGGAGAAGGTTATGGAAGGAAAATACTTGAATTTGCTGTAAATCGAGGTCTGGAACAGGATCCAAATGGTGTTGATTTAGAGGTGTTAGCTAGTAACGAGAAAGCGTTACAGCTATATACAAGTACGGGATTTGAAATCATTCAAGGGTATGTTAATAGAAGATTACAAATAGTTTGAACTAATGGAAACACTGTGAAATTGGGAGTATTGATTATGAAGATTCACTTCTAAATCATGGTGCATATTGTATCGTTGAGGATGATGATTATATCATGGCATTTGCGGTTTTTGCTCGTTACAGCCATGATGAAACCTTATTAAATTTTATGGGGAAGCAACTTAGTAGACATTTTAGCCCAAATGAAACAAGAGAAGTTTGTTTTAATGTGTATGGGAAAAATAGGGAACTGATTCAATTTCTTAAAGAACATGGTTTTGTGACCGATATGGAAGGTTTTCAGCTTCAGTATGATTTCAGCAAGGAAATGAAAATGCCGGAGACATTACCACTTGTAGAAAAAGGATTTTCCCCGGAGATGCTCAGCCATTTTATTCAATTATTTGAGAAAGCTTATTATGACTTGAATCTTGAAAATGGCTGGAGCACAGATAGCTACCAAAAAGATCCGGATCATTTCATGAATTCCCTACAAGATTACGAATCAGAAGAACGGGTAAGATCTTTTTGGATGGATGACAAATTGATTGGCGCCTATATTATTACAGGTGAGTATATTCGAGATTTTGTTATACATCCCGAATACCAGAGCCGCGGTTATGGAAGCCTGATGTTGAAAAATAGTATTCACCGTATGTCGAAAGTAATGGGAATGGACAATATATTCTTACGTGTGGCTAAATCCAATAGCGGGGCCAAAAGGTTTTACGAAAGAAATCATTTTATCGAGCTTTCCAATTTCGCAGAGCATACTTTTGTGGCAAAAATCTGAAGAATGTAGAAGTGTTGGATTCGTTGTTGCTTTGGGGCTAATTGATGCTTACGGAAACGATAATTCAATAAAACAGCGGCAGTCCAGGACTATAGTTTCTCGTCCAAGACTGCCGCTGTTTGGATTTATGGGATGAGTACAGCGGCGCGGCATCTTACTGTACATGCACACCACTGTAAACGCCAGGCTCTACTTGCTGCGCGGGATCAGAAAGGCACTCGTCAGCTTCTCGAAGCCGATCTGCGGGTAATAGTCGATCGCGGACGGAGCGGCGAGCAGCAGCAGCATCGACTCCTCGCCCAGATGCTCCTGCAGCGTGGCGATCAGTTTCTTGCCAATACCCTGCTGCTGATACTCACGGCATACCGCGAGATCGGATAAATAGCAGCAGTAGGCATAGTCGGTGATGGCCCGGGCCAGCCCCACGGGCTGATCCCCGTCCCAGGCGGTCACCAGAATGTCGGCATGCTCCAGCATTCGGCCGATGCGGGCCAGGTCCTCCACCGGACGTTTGATCCCGGAGCTGATGAAGATATCTGCCGCTTGCTTGGCCGTGAGCGGGGTGTTTATTTGATAAGTGATAGTCATGATTGAGCACTCCTTATGATTAGGGATCATTGCTTGTTACTATTTAGGTCACGCTGAGGATGTTTAAGGCAACGCTGGAGCTTTCAGAGGAATTAGCTGCAGAATCGGTTACTACTTAGGACCCAATAGGAGGGGAGCATCAAACCACATCAGTCCAGTCCACACCGAATTAGTTGCGAATCTGCATCTAATTCGAAGATTTTTGCTGTTTTAGAGCAAATAAGTGCGAAAACGCATCTAATATCGGATTCTGAGCCTTAAACCATCGTTTTACTTGAAAATAGTTGCAGATTCGCACGTATTTGCCCAATAACAGGAATTCCAGCGAAATTAAATGCACTTTTGCAGCTAATTTCTCTGAAATCTCTAGTAGTGTAGCATTTTACATCTTCAGAGGACCTA
This window encodes:
- a CDS encoding amino acid permease — encoded protein: MAPQELKRDLQNRHVQLIAIGGTIGTGLFLGSGKAIQLAGPSIIFAYLIVGIAVFFVMRALGELLLSKAGYQSFTDIAEDYLGPRAAFVTGWTYWFCWIMTAMADIIAVGVYVQYWFDIPQWIPAVICLIILLGLNLLTVKSFGELEFWFALIKVVTILALIAIGAFLVVIGFKTDAGTVALSNIWAHGGVFPNGISGFLLSFQMVVFAFVGVELVGVSAAETSNPEKNIPSAINKIPLRILFFYVGAIIALLSINAWTELNPAESPFVKTFSLVGIPIAAGIINFVVLTSAASACNSGMFSTSRILYNLSRKDQAPSHFAKLNKNHVPSNALFISTLVLSVGALLSRLIPEQAFGIVTTISAICFIWVWGVVLICHLRYKKTKPELQAKSKFKAPFTPFINYVVLALFAIILIIMLFAEDTRPALLLTPLWFILLFVLYSTNRRKRERNSTESTTAT
- a CDS encoding GNAT family N-acetyltransferase; this translates as MTITYQINTPLTAKQAADIFISSGIKRPVEDLARIGRMLEHADILVTAWDGDQPVGLARAITDYAYCCYLSDLAVCREYQQQGIGKKLIATLQEHLGEESMLLLLAAPSAIDYYPQIGFEKLTSAFLIPRSK
- a CDS encoding GNAT family N-acetyltransferase → MIRNFTNNDMNEIIDIYTRENKPTYEEIENIRNSKQILVYDEDGIKGFIHMNVYENKCDFEMGISSEEHIKSIGSQLWAEAKKRMEGNSVTSINTCHIKNGIWEGFFDEIGFDYWFSYYKLKYISGKYKEPELDVKKYEDEYYMQEISLESEAFSKLRAENDITPHNWYLSASKDTLAHHRKERLIDKDNFYLFFKEGEMIGAAIIANAEIPLFFVNSKYQGEGYGRKILEFAVNRGLEQDPNGVDLEVLASNEKALQLYTSTGFEIIQGYVNRRLQIV
- a CDS encoding GNAT family N-acetyltransferase, with product MAFAVFARYSHDETLLNFMGKQLSRHFSPNETREVCFNVYGKNRELIQFLKEHGFVTDMEGFQLQYDFSKEMKMPETLPLVEKGFSPEMLSHFIQLFEKAYYDLNLENGWSTDSYQKDPDHFMNSLQDYESEERVRSFWMDDKLIGAYIITGEYIRDFVIHPEYQSRGYGSLMLKNSIHRMSKVMGMDNIFLRVAKSNSGAKRFYERNHFIELSNFAEHTFVAKI
- a CDS encoding GNAT family N-acetyltransferase, which codes for MKDTVINLWGENLSDIILDNIKITADSKDTDYNQVCDNLYEYNVRATNGLLKKPGKDINLYLKDESGKVVGGLFCETWSYGLYLDVFWIADEYRNKGYGKIMIVEAERQGKELGCIFAHTCTFTYQSPEFYQRMGYEVFAVNDEYPEGIKQFFLKKKL